From the genome of Ananas comosus cultivar F153 linkage group 16, ASM154086v1, whole genome shotgun sequence, one region includes:
- the LOC109722373 gene encoding reticulon-like protein B2: MPPQLRYGSDSDEQPAHSATAKKPFGRERPLHQLIGGGKLADVLLWRNKNLSAGILAAATVAWFLFEVAEYHVLTLLCHLSVAAMLVVFIWSNGAHLFERAPPKIPEVIVSEHAFKEVAFAFHAKLNRFLSILYEIACGKDLKLFLLAIVSLWFLSILGSSCSFITLLYLGFLCIHTLPALYERYEAEVDHLLLKGSHDLKKFYKRFDSSVLNKIPRQPIKEKKHT, from the exons ATGCCGCCGCAGTTGAGGTACGGTTCCGACTCCGACGAACAACCGGCGCATTCTGCCACCGCGAAAAAGCCGTTCGGTAGAGAGAGGCCTCTTCATCAGCTCATAGGGGGCGGAAAAT TGGCGGATGTCTTGTTATGGAGAAACAAGAACTTATCGGCGGGGATCCTCGCGGCGGCTACGGTAGCATGGTTTCTTTTCGAGGTGGCGGAGTACCATGTCCTCACCCTCCTTTGCCATCTCTCCGTTGCGGCCATGCTTGTGGTCTTCATTTGGTCCAATGGTGCACATCTTTTTGAAAG GGCTCCCCCGAAAATCCCCGAAGTCATCGTATCCGAGCATGCCTTCAAAGAAGTTGCATTTGCCTTCCACGCCAAACTTAATCGATTCCTGTCAATCCTTTATGAGATTGCATGTGGCAAAGATCTCAAGCTCTTCCTCCTG GCTATTGTTTCTCTCTGGTTCTTATCAATTCTTGGGAGTAGTTGCAGCTTCATAACCCTTTTATATCTTG GATTTCTTTGCATTCATACTTTGCCAGCGCTGTACGAGCGGTACGAGGCGGAAGTCGATCATCTGCTGCTGAAGGGGAGTCACGACCTCAAGAAGTTCTACAAGAGGTTCGACTCGAGTGTCCTCAACAAGATCCCGCGACAACCGATCAAGGAGAAGAAGCACACTTGA